TGATAATAGTAGCTAACAATTATTAAGCATTTTGGATGGGCTTAGTGTTCTACCAAGATTTTTATGTGTGTTGTTTCATTCCCATTTTgtagaagaaaagtctgaagcataaagaagtaacttgcccatgcATGGTAACTACATAGTAAGTGGTGCAGTCAGGAATGACAAACCTAAGTAATCAGACGAGTTAAGGCTCTTAAATTGAATggaattttcatttccttagcaCCATTAATGTCTTTTGTTAGCGCCAAATTTATAGTTCATATCCTTACCCAATCAAGCACTGATATGTGAAACTCAGAAGTGATATCCTCTCCATTATTTCTTCCATAAGCAGCTTGTTTTGTAATTTCCATTTCACTTCTTAGGCCATGTTGTCAGGAATGAAATTATATAGTTGAGGAAGCATAAGTGTATTGTTTAAGCTATTGGTgcatcaaataatttttcttattaaatagtTTGCAGTGATCCATGAATTTTTCATTCCAATGTTTTCATGAATAATACATGCACATGCGCTTCTTAAATCTGCATCTTGTTTTAGGCAGTTAAAGAggccattttcattcttttctaaaaaataatttgtataccTTATGAGAGCAAGTTTATTATGGCTTCATAAGACCAAAAGAGATAGTAAAAGACCAAAGAGATGGTAAAaggaccaaaaggaaaaaaaaaggacattttcatttctaccTTCTGAGATAGATACTCTTGTAGGTACTCCGAAATGCTTTAGAGGTTTAGGTTTTTGAATTCTGTTTCTGAGGTAATAGATAAATCTTTTAAGTATGTGAGGACTAAGAAAACATAGATAAATGCCTTTATTAACTTGaaaaattaaatagttaatcgaatgttacatttttatgtttctctACTCTTGGCATCAttcttgttatttaaaaattaaaattaatgaagaCAACTCAATAACATAtgacttttaaatttctaaaatcagatgtttttgtttctgtttcttatttgCAGAAGTTGGGATATCTAAAGAGGAAGCCTTAGAAACTCTGCAAATTATAAGAAGAGAATGTCTCACAAATAAAGCAAGTTATGCTGGTACAGCTGAGTCAGGCAAGAAGTGTACAGCACTGGAACTTCTTGAGCAGGAGCATACCCAGAGTTTCATAATTACCTTCTGTTCAGCACTAGATAATATTCTTGGGGGTGGCATACCCTTaaccaaaacaacagaaatttgtggTGCACCAGGTGTTGGAAAAACACaattatggtaaaataaaatgttccCCTCTTACATTTATGTAAGTAACAGAGTATTATGTTGTGGGTATACAGTTAGGAGACCAAAAAAGGCATGTAGGTGCTCttaattttgtgtgtatgtatgtgtgcatcaAACAAATCAACATTTGCCTTACATCAGCACCCCATCTTGATAAATTGATAcaattattttgatattaaaaagtGTTTCTTTTGCAACAGTATAGTGTGGTCAGTGGGGTCAACAAGCAGTCTTCTACTTTGTTATAGAATTAATtcctgagaatatatttgaaagcCAAATGTTTGAAAGTAGATTTTTGTATAATAAGAAAGAGTTGCATTCCCAGAAGCCTAAAAACCACTAAAGAGTCCTTAATTGTGGTTTTATAGGCACACCCTCCCCCtaatccattcatcaattgattcACATATGTTTGGAGCCGGGGAGAGTCAACCATCTCTGTTACCTTGCAGAGTATATTTATACCTATAAAATATTTAGTGGTATGTAATGGGTTGTGATCtggagtttgaaaaacactgccttAGATGATCATGATAATGACTTGGTCATTTCAGTTCTTTCTCTTGACAGTATGCAGTTGGCAGTAGATGTGCAGATACCAGAATGTTTTGGAGGAGTGGAAGGTGAAGCAGTTTTTATTGATACAGAGGGGAGTTTTATGGTTGATAGAGTGGTAGACCTTGCTAATGCCTGCATTCAGCACCTGCAGCTTATAGCAGGAACACATATGGGAGAAGGTAAGTTAGCAAGCGCTCTTTTTTCTgtataataaaagtaattttcatTTGTATCCATCTCAAGCAAGAGACCATTTGGAACGTGAAGCTTAACGACTTGGCCGTGTACTAGTATTAAACTCTCATACTTCTCTTACAAATTGAGAAATGCCACACCTGGGCTGgccttttcttccccttttatggcccTCACTTTTTACTGCAGGAGCTCTGGGACAAAACCTGTATTTCAATGTATGACTTCAAATCATCATGCTCTGGCCTGCCAGGTGTTAGCTAATGTTACTGGAAACCTTACTGTAAATATTAAATGTTGTGTCAATGCATTCAGTGTATATTGACTTTCATACTGGTTTTTCCAAAAACCAAGGGTGGCCTTGAAAAATCATGTCTGGAAATGTTTGGAAAATTAGGCTGATTGACCTTATGTGGCTCTGAGTAGTATGTAATTGACTTCACGACTATGTTAATTGTATTGTTAAAAGTGTTGGGAAGTTTTTCTGTGCTTATTGTGTGGAAATAAAGTGTtagattaaaaaagttttttttaaggtaatttgTGTTCAAGTTCTTGTCCTTCAATTACTCATAAAATTAAATGGTTTCTGGTTtgactgttttcttttgctttattgtattttatttttcggATGTGCAGTCCTTATTCTTTTCTctagaaatgttaaaaaacataATGCTTTTCCTAAGATGTTTGTATTCCCTTTAAATGAATATAATCagctgaatatttttattttcattgtagtACTAGGTGTCCTTTCTAACCAGTGACCGGTATATCTATTGAAAGTCCTGCAAGCTATCCATGTCACAGGTGTAATTTGTAATAGAGTCTTAAGATCTTGTAAATATTGTGGATGTAGCACTGCAATATAGTTTTTAATGATTGGTGTGTGATTAAGCTGTTGTTTTTTGGTTAAAAATGAACTGGTTAAATGTATATTTGTAATAGgcaatattttctgaaatttaatttcttggtttttctttcaGCGTTAAAACTTAAGTACGTTTTTAAATGCAATgatttttaacttgtttttctctgaaatatGTCCAGAACCAatctggttatttttaaaaaaacaaatctaaggagagaattttattttatatcattgttTCTACTTAAATATCAAATTATACTATGGCATTTAAGGGAAAAATATGcttcttttcaacatttttccttttaacttttaatttggagtcttatgaaaaaaacaagaaagaaattccATTGTGTTACTTCTATTCAATGGAAGCCaataactagaaatatgaaaagataGACATTAAAACTCTAGTTGTGTATGTGTCTAAACAATTTCTAGATAGTCTAGTATGTAAGGAAACAGTGGAAAAGGTGAAAATAAGAGGTCAGGAATTATGAAATGATAGCTTGTGAAATGACaggtaaaactattttaaaattgttttgttgtttatttcagaGCACCCAAAAGCTTTGCAGGATTTCACtcttgaaaatattctttcccatatttattattttcgtTGTCGTGACTACACAGAGCTACTGGCACAAGTTTATCTGCTTCCAGACTTCCTTTCAGAACACTCAAAGGTATGGCTCaatctttatcaggttgaggaggCTCTCTTTTATTCCTAATTAGTTgattgtttttatcatgaaaggtgttgggttttgtcaaatgctttttctgaatcaaTTGAGACGATTATGTGGCTTTTTTCACCCCTCATTCTATTAATCTGGTGTgtttcattgattgattttcatattaaACCAcctttgcattcctaggataaatcccgcttgatcatgatatataatccttttaatatactaCAAGATTCAGTTTCctggtattttattgaggatttttgcatctgtaattggtctgtggttttctttgctggtgatgtctttgtctggctttcgTATCAGTGTAAtattggcttcataaaatgagttaggaagttcCCTTCTCTACTTTTCAGAAtactttgagaagaattggtgtaaattcttcaaacattttatagaatttactggtgaagccgtctggtcctgattttttctttgttgaaagGCTTTTGATTACTGATCCCTACCAATCTCTTGTTAtaaatctattcagattttctgtgtcttcagtcagttttggtagtttgtgtctttcaatgagtttgtccattttatctaggttatctaattttttGGCATACAAATGTtcattatagggcttccctggtggcgcagtggttgagaatctgcctgctaatgcaggggacacgggttcgagccctggtctgggaagatcccacatgccacggagcaactgggcccgtgagccacaattactgagcctgcgcgtctggagcctgtgctccgcaacaagagaggccgcgatagtgagaggcccgcgcaccgcgatgaagagtggcccccactcgccgcaactagagagagccctcgcacagaaacaaagacccaacacagccataaataaataaataaataaataaataaataaataaataaataaaagaacgtgaatttcttaaaaaaaaaaaatgttcattatattctgttttttatttctataaggttGGTAGTAATGTCCCTACTTTCATTCCTGATTGGAGTGATTTgcac
This window of the Balaenoptera ricei isolate mBalRic1 chromosome 20, mBalRic1.hap2, whole genome shotgun sequence genome carries:
- the RAD51C gene encoding DNA repair protein RAD51 homolog 3 isoform X1, yielding MQRDLVSLPLSPAVRVKLVAAGFQTAEELLEVKPSELSKEVGISKEEALETLQIIRRECLTNKASYAGTAESGKKCTALELLEQEHTQSFIITFCSALDNILGGGIPLTKTTEICGAPGVGKTQLCMQLAVDVQIPECFGGVEGEAVFIDTEGSFMVDRVVDLANACIQHLQLIAGTHMGEEHPKALQDFTLENILSHIYYFRCRDYTELLAQVYLLPDFLSEHSKVRLVIVDGIAFPFRHDLDDLSLRTRLLNGLAQQMISLANNHRLAVILTNQMTTKIDKNQALLVPALGESWGHAATIRLIFHWDQKQSRLATLYKSPSQKDATVLFQITPQGFRDAVVATARSLQTEGSLNIRKRSRDSEEEKESKD
- the RAD51C gene encoding DNA repair protein RAD51 homolog 3 isoform X2, which gives rise to MQRDLVSLPLSPAVRVKLVAAGFQTAEELLEVKPSELSKEVGISKEEALETLQIIRRECLTNKASYAGTAESGKKCTALELLEQEHTQSFIITFCSALDNILGGGIPLTKTTEICGAPGVGKTQLCMQLAVDVQIPECFGGVEGEAVFIDTEGSFMVDRVVDLANACIQHLQLIAGTHMGEEHPKALQDFTLENILSHIYYFRCRDYTELLAQVYLLPDFLSEHSKVRLVIVDGIAFPFRHDLDDLSLRTRLLNGLAQQMISLANNHRLAVILTNQMTTKIDKNQALLVPALGESWGHAATIRLIFHWDQKQRLATLYKSPSQKDATVLFQITPQGFRDAVVATARSLQTEGSLNIRKRSRDSEEEKESKD
- the RAD51C gene encoding DNA repair protein RAD51 homolog 3 isoform X3, which codes for MQRDLVSLPLSPAVRVKLVAAGFQTAEELLEVKPSELSKEVGISKEEALETLQIIRRECLTNKASYAGTAESGKKCTALELLEQEHTQSFIITFCSALDNILGGGIPLTKTTEICGAPGVGKTQLCMQLAVDVQIPECFGGVEGEAVFIDTEGSFMVDRVVDLANACIQHLQLIAGTHMGEEHPKALQDFTLENILSHIYYFRCRDYTELLAQVYLLPDFLSEHSKVILTNQMTTKIDKNQALLVPALGESWGHAATIRLIFHWDQKQSRLATLYKSPSQKDATVLFQITPQGFRDAVVATARSLQTEGSLNIRKRSRDSEEEKESKD